In one window of Hevea brasiliensis isolate MT/VB/25A 57/8 chromosome 10, ASM3005281v1, whole genome shotgun sequence DNA:
- the LOC110649714 gene encoding polcalcin Syr v 3-like, translating into MADEAQDQAERERIFKRFDLNGDGKISAAELGECLKTIGTVTAEDIQRMMTEIDTDGDGFISYEEFTQFAKANSGLMKDVSKSN; encoded by the coding sequence ATGGCTGATGAAGCACAGGACCAGGCTGAACGTGAGCGCATTTTCAAGCGCTTCGACTTGAATGGAGATGGAAAAATATCTGCCGCAGAGCTCGGTGAATGCTTAAAGACCATAGGCACTGTCACCGCAGAGGATATTCAGCGTATGATGACGGAGATTGATACTGATGGTGATGGCTTCATATCATATGAAGAGTTCACACAGTTTGCCAAAGCCAACAGTGGCTTAATGAAGGATGTTTCCAAATCCAATTAA